Genomic DNA from Halobacteriovorax sp. DA5:
TTTGCAAAGCGCCTGAACATCGGCCATGTAGTGTGATGTTAGAATAATCGATAGCTCATTTTTTGCGTGATATTCTTTTAAGAAATTTCTCATATTCTCTTGTGCTACTAAATCTAGTCCAATCGTTGGCTCATCTAAGAATAATACTTCTGGTTCATGGAGTAGAGATGCCATTAACTCAAGCTTCATTCTTTCCCCAAGAGAAAGCTTTCTTACGTGAATATGAAATAATTCTGTTACATCTAAAAGTTCACCCATGTAACCAAGCTTCTTTTTGAATTGGTCATCTGGGATTTCATAATACTTTTGAAGTAATTGAAAAGAGTCCATGGCCGGAATGTCCCACCAAAGTTGAGACTTTTGCCCCATAACTAGAGCTATCTTCTTTCTGAACTCTTTGTCACGTTGCCAAGGTTTGTAGCCTGCAATTGTAACTTCTCCGCTTGAGGGAACAATAATTCCCGTAAGCATTTTCATAAGTGTTGTTTTTCCTGCTCCGTTAGGACCAAGTAAGCCTTTAATTTCACCTTTTTCAACTTTGAAGCTAAAGTCATTAACGGCATATTTTGTTATAGGGTTACGATTAAAGAACGATTTAATACTTCCTTTAAATCCTTCTTCTTTTTTATAACTAGTAAATTTCTTTGTGAGGTTATTTGTTTCAATCATTTTTACTTTACTCGCTAGCGTGTTGGTTAGTGTATTCGTACATGACAATACTTGCAGCAATAGAGACGTTTAAAGATTCTGTCATTCCATATTGCTTGATCTTTAGTCTTTCAATTCCAGGCATTTCTTTTAGTGGACCAAATTCTTCATGGCCAAAGATAAAGGCAGACTTCTTAGGAAGTTCACTTTCATTTAAAAATGTCTGTGCATTTGAATCGAGAGTAAGAGGAGTGTAGCCAAGTTCATTAATTCGCTCAATCGAATCTTCAATATTATCATAGAAGAATGTCTTTACTCTTTTGAGTGCACCTTTGGCAATGGTTACATCGAAGAACTTTGTTCCAACAATGTGAACTTCGTGAACACTATAGATCTCACATGACCTAAGTATCTTTCCAATATTAAAGCCACCCTTTAGATGATCTAAAATAATGATGATCTCATGTCGTCCGTGAACGGCCTTTTCTTTTGCTATTTCTAGTTCTTTTTCAAATTTCTTTTCTAAGAATTTTCTTGTTTTCTTGCTCATATGTCGGTTAAATTACGAAATAAATCGGAGGTTTGCAATGAACAATATCGAAGTCGCAGTTTTTGGAGCAGGGTGTTTTTGGGGTGTCGAAGAAACCTTTAGAAAGCTTGCGGGAGTCATTGAAACTGAAGTTGGCTACGCAGGTGGAAAAAGCGACCAAACGACTTATGAAGAAGTCTGTACTGATACAACTGGTCACGCTGAAGTAGTTAAAATTACTTATGATCCATCAATAATAAAGTTTGAAAACCTATTAGATATCTTCTTTAATAACCATAATCCAACTACTTTAAATCGCCAGGGCGTTGATGTTGGATCTCAATATCGTAGTGTGATTTTTTATAGTAACGAAGCACAAAAAGAAGCTGGAGCAAAGGCCATTAAAGAGCTTGAAGAAAGTGGTTGCTTTAAAAATCCAATTGTTACTAAACTTGAATTATTGAATAATTATGTCATTGCCGAAGAGTACCACCAAAAGTACTTGAAAAAGAAAGGACTTACGAGTTGTTCGCTATAAATTTACGTGAATTTATAAGTCTATGTTTTTATTGAAGCTGGCATATTACTATGG
This window encodes:
- a CDS encoding ATP-binding cassette domain-containing protein — encoded protein: MIETNNLTKKFTSYKKEEGFKGSIKSFFNRNPITKYAVNDFSFKVEKGEIKGLLGPNGAGKTTLMKMLTGIIVPSSGEVTIAGYKPWQRDKEFRKKIALVMGQKSQLWWDIPAMDSFQLLQKYYEIPDDQFKKKLGYMGELLDVTELFHIHVRKLSLGERMKLELMASLLHEPEVLFLDEPTIGLDLVAQENMRNFLKEYHAKNELSIILTSHYMADVQALCKDLVLISKGQKAYDGPLQNLEKILGDKKSVYFSFDRAIDTKEEFWSKLDCDFLDNASSVELRVDKEELSEISAAILSKYPVVDFHTEKLPIEKVMKKIMENPEILSNV
- the msrA gene encoding peptide-methionine (S)-S-oxide reductase MsrA, with translation MNNIEVAVFGAGCFWGVEETFRKLAGVIETEVGYAGGKSDQTTYEEVCTDTTGHAEVVKITYDPSIIKFENLLDIFFNNHNPTTLNRQGVDVGSQYRSVIFYSNEAQKEAGAKAIKELEESGCFKNPIVTKLELLNNYVIAEEYHQKYLKKKGLTSCSL
- a CDS encoding TrmH family RNA methyltransferase, giving the protein MSKKTRKFLEKKFEKELEIAKEKAVHGRHEIIIILDHLKGGFNIGKILRSCEIYSVHEVHIVGTKFFDVTIAKGALKRVKTFFYDNIEDSIERINELGYTPLTLDSNAQTFLNESELPKKSAFIFGHEEFGPLKEMPGIERLKIKQYGMTESLNVSIAASIVMYEYTNQHASE